A region from the Micrococcus cohnii genome encodes:
- the epsC gene encoding serine O-acetyltransferase EpsC yields MGLLSRVGSAARSRLGTGSFDPPALLARVREDIAAVRSHDPAARGDLEVALVYSGLHAVWAHRIAHRMWQHDRLRTPARLLSQVSRSLTGIEIHPGARIGRRFFIDHGMGVVIGETAEVGNDVMLYHGVTLGGRSLAKVKRHPTLHDGVVVGAGAKILGPVEVGAGSAVGANAVVVKDTPADAIATGIPATYRLRSCEKEKAPLVDPAEYVDPAMYI; encoded by the coding sequence ATGGGTCTTCTCTCCCGCGTCGGCTCGGCCGCACGCTCCCGTCTCGGCACCGGCTCCTTCGATCCCCCGGCCCTGCTGGCCCGGGTTCGCGAGGACATCGCCGCCGTACGCAGTCACGATCCCGCTGCCCGCGGTGACCTTGAAGTCGCCCTTGTCTACTCCGGTCTGCACGCGGTGTGGGCCCACCGCATCGCCCACCGGATGTGGCAGCACGATCGTCTCAGGACACCGGCGCGCCTGCTCTCCCAGGTCTCACGCTCGCTCACGGGCATCGAGATCCACCCGGGGGCGCGCATCGGTCGGCGGTTCTTCATCGACCACGGCATGGGCGTCGTGATCGGCGAGACAGCGGAGGTAGGCAACGACGTCATGCTCTACCACGGGGTCACCCTGGGGGGCCGTTCCCTGGCGAAGGTGAAACGTCACCCGACCCTGCACGACGGCGTCGTGGTCGGGGCCGGCGCCAAGATCCTGGGCCCCGTCGAGGTGGGCGCCGGCAGCGCCGTCGGGGCCAATGCGGTCGTCGTCAAGGACACGCCGGCGGATGCGATCGCCACCGGCATCCCGGCGACCTACCGGCTGCGCTCATGCGAGAAGGAGAAGGCCCCGCTGGTGGACCCGGCCGAGTACGTCGACCCGGCGATGTACATCTGA
- a CDS encoding Nif3-like dinuclear metal center hexameric protein codes for MSVTVDPSPSGPFSESSEPRRPLLRDVLECMEQLWPGSLAESWDASGLVAGRPDQPVSRIHWAVDPVSAVVAEAVDQGADLLITHHPLLLRAVHSVAGTHAKGEVVHTLIEHGCALVTAHTNADSAVGGVSDVIAEILGLQGLRPLSPSRSSTDATHEEGIGRVGELETPLRLAEFAERVHVNLPAVASGVRVAGDPDALVRTVAVCGGAGDSLFDQVRAADADVYVTADLRHHPASEARETALHADGRPYLVDVSHFASEWLWLPAGAHALERLLEDNGFSVEMAVSGVVTDPWDFILVGRNDG; via the coding sequence ATGAGCGTCACCGTCGACCCGTCACCGTCCGGGCCCTTCTCCGAGTCCTCCGAGCCACGCCGCCCCCTGCTGCGTGACGTGCTGGAGTGCATGGAGCAGCTGTGGCCGGGTTCGCTGGCCGAGTCCTGGGACGCCAGTGGACTGGTGGCGGGACGACCCGATCAGCCCGTCTCTCGGATCCACTGGGCCGTCGATCCGGTGTCCGCGGTCGTGGCCGAGGCGGTCGACCAGGGCGCGGACCTGCTCATCACCCACCACCCTTTGCTGCTGCGCGCCGTGCACTCCGTGGCGGGCACGCACGCCAAGGGAGAGGTCGTGCACACCCTGATCGAGCACGGGTGCGCGCTCGTGACCGCACACACCAACGCGGACTCGGCCGTCGGCGGGGTCTCGGACGTCATCGCGGAGATTCTGGGGCTGCAGGGGCTGCGGCCTCTCTCCCCGTCCCGATCCTCGACGGACGCCACCCACGAGGAGGGAATCGGACGGGTCGGGGAGTTGGAAACGCCCCTACGCCTGGCGGAGTTCGCCGAACGCGTGCATGTGAACCTGCCGGCGGTGGCCTCCGGAGTGCGCGTGGCCGGCGACCCGGACGCGCTGGTGCGCACCGTGGCCGTCTGCGGCGGTGCCGGCGACAGCCTGTTCGACCAGGTCCGGGCGGCCGATGCCGACGTGTACGTCACGGCGGACCTGCGCCACCATCCGGCCTCCGAGGCACGCGAAACCGCGCTGCACGCAGACGGGCGGCCGTACCTTGTGGACGTCTCGCACTTCGCCAGCGAGTGGCTGTGGCTGCCCGCGGGAGCGCACGCCCTGGAACGACTGCTCGAAGACAACGGATTCAGCGTCGAGATGGCCGTCTCCGGGGTCGTGACCGATCCGTGGGACTTCATCCTCGTGGGAAGGAATGACGGATGA
- the msrA gene encoding peptide-methionine (S)-S-oxide reductase MsrA — MRELTLAGGCFWCLDAVYRRLRGVHEVVSGYTGGHDPQPDYESVCSGTTGHAEAVRVRFDEQVIPAEVILDVFFTSHDPTSLNRQGHDVGTQYRSALFYRDEAERAVLAAQIDRVRPHFDREIVTTLEPMGRWHDAEQVHQGFYDARPESGYCRVVIDPKITALRQHYAAWLR, encoded by the coding sequence CTGCGTGAGCTGACTCTCGCCGGCGGCTGCTTCTGGTGCCTGGACGCCGTCTACCGGCGTCTGCGCGGCGTGCACGAGGTCGTCTCCGGTTACACGGGCGGCCATGACCCGCAGCCGGACTACGAGTCCGTGTGTTCCGGGACCACCGGGCACGCCGAAGCGGTGCGCGTGCGCTTCGACGAGCAGGTGATCCCGGCCGAGGTGATCCTGGATGTCTTCTTCACCTCGCACGACCCGACGTCGCTGAACCGACAGGGCCACGACGTGGGCACCCAATACCGTTCCGCCCTGTTCTACCGTGACGAGGCCGAGCGCGCCGTCCTCGCCGCGCAGATCGACCGCGTCCGTCCTCACTTCGACCGTGAGATCGTCACGACGCTCGAGCCGATGGGCCGCTGGCACGACGCCGAGCAGGTGCACCAGGGGTTCTACGACGCTCGTCCCGAGTCCGGCTACTGCCGCGTGGTCATCGACCCGAAGATCACGGCGCTTCGTCAGCACTACGCCGCATGGCTTCGCTGA
- the cysK gene encoding cysteine synthase A, producing the protein MSTIMNNITEAIGGTPLVRLNRLTEGLPGQVAVKLEFYSPANSVKDRIGRAIVDAAEAEGELTPGGTIVEGTSGNTGIALAMVGAARGYRVILTMPETMSTERRVMLRAYGAEIVLTPGAEGMRGAVERAQQIVAETENSIWAQQFANRANVAAHYETTGPELWEATDGKIDMLVSGVGTGGTITGAGRYLREQNPQVRLVAVEPANSPILSGGQPGPHKIQGLGANFIPEILDQDLYDEVHGATLEESIATARDLGTKEGILGGISSGAIVSAALTQAAKPENEGKLIVAIVCDYGERYISTALFEDIRG; encoded by the coding sequence ATGAGCACCATCATGAACAACATCACCGAGGCCATCGGCGGCACGCCGCTGGTGCGCCTGAACCGACTCACCGAGGGCCTGCCGGGGCAGGTCGCCGTCAAGCTCGAGTTCTACAGCCCCGCCAACTCCGTGAAGGACCGGATCGGCCGGGCCATCGTCGATGCCGCCGAGGCCGAGGGCGAGCTGACCCCCGGCGGCACCATCGTCGAGGGGACCTCGGGCAACACCGGGATCGCCCTGGCGATGGTCGGTGCGGCCCGCGGCTACAGGGTCATCCTCACCATGCCCGAGACGATGTCCACCGAGCGCCGCGTCATGCTGCGCGCCTACGGGGCCGAGATCGTGCTGACGCCGGGCGCCGAGGGCATGCGCGGCGCCGTCGAACGCGCCCAGCAGATCGTCGCCGAGACCGAGAACTCGATCTGGGCGCAGCAGTTCGCCAATCGGGCCAATGTCGCGGCCCACTATGAGACCACCGGTCCCGAGCTGTGGGAGGCCACCGACGGGAAGATCGACATGCTCGTCTCCGGTGTGGGCACCGGCGGCACGATCACCGGCGCGGGCCGCTACCTGCGTGAGCAGAACCCGCAGGTGCGTCTCGTCGCGGTGGAACCGGCGAACTCCCCCATCCTCTCCGGCGGCCAGCCCGGCCCGCACAAGATCCAGGGGCTGGGCGCGAACTTCATTCCCGAAATCCTCGATCAGGACCTCTACGACGAGGTCCACGGCGCCACCCTCGAGGAATCGATCGCCACGGCTCGCGACCTGGGCACCAAGGAGGGCATCCTCGGAGGCATCTCGTCCGGCGCGATCGTCTCCGCCGCGCTCACACAGGCCGCGAAGCCGGAGAACGAGGGCAAGCTCATCGTGGCGATCGTCTGCGACTACGGCGAGCGCTACATCTCCACCGCCCTGTTCGAGGACATCCGCGGCTGA